One genomic region from Hoeflea algicola encodes:
- a CDS encoding cadherin repeat domain-containing protein, with the protein MISLIDVNEFDVTWEKSKYYETAKIREDAVIGTDVDLGFVADDRDPSDTVTFALTNNDELPFAIDPKTGGVTVSKSLSGDEAASYTLEIVATSTDGSEARRRFEVPVEDVNEFEVSALIDADEAIGEVDENAGYGTKVGITAFAEDPDRSDEVTYSLTDQYGPFSIDPNTGVIAVQNPDNLDNETKPVEIVQVAAQSSDGSVSWMDFEVAINDVNEDSVRFPQDVDSAANEVEENAPAGMLVGITVFAEDTDRNDKVTYSIEENDDTPYAIDPVTGVVTTTAPIDLESSWPWGLRIVATSSDGSTNERPFEIRMIPVNEYDITPFVDTDAASDEVADRAEYASPVGITLSAADGDHDRYGTTPIRFTTVDADGNPYSGGAFGVGAEGKVFIDSAQRLAELEPGPHTIYVKATSDDGSERTEPVIITILGPDRWYDNPQGPRVEADYPTVSDVDRQACVDQDDDRSSLATYNNESNYFDCLESAVPEVSWRENPQGPRYEQDYEGLLPEGALNYCKYNDEDPTSSSYNNETAFFDCLDPYKRAEPEPDLKWRDNPQGPRFEENYINLVSQEALDYCRYEDEDPASQSYNSETAYFDCLDPYLPATTATDDNPGFEPEPELKWRDSPQGPRFEENYINLVSQEALDYCRYEDEDPASQSYNNETAYFDCLDPYLPAASLPDPAPSDDTVVDKLSAARLCAQDHDLQAEFATNTGLVTITNAAVSNIEVMRLYPGGETESIAYLEAGQSTEFTSQRRAVFVGLDSVRRVRGGRQAT; encoded by the coding sequence GTGATCAGTCTGATCGACGTCAATGAGTTCGATGTCACCTGGGAAAAAAGCAAGTACTACGAGACGGCAAAGATCCGCGAAGATGCTGTAATCGGCACAGACGTTGATCTGGGTTTCGTTGCTGACGATCGCGATCCTTCGGACACCGTGACCTTTGCGTTGACGAACAACGACGAGCTCCCGTTTGCGATCGATCCGAAGACCGGCGGCGTCACGGTCAGCAAATCTCTCAGCGGCGACGAAGCGGCCAGTTACACGCTGGAGATCGTCGCGACCAGCACCGACGGATCCGAAGCGCGCAGGCGTTTTGAGGTTCCTGTCGAGGACGTCAACGAGTTTGAGGTCAGCGCGTTGATCGATGCCGATGAGGCCATCGGTGAGGTGGACGAGAATGCCGGGTACGGAACCAAGGTTGGCATTACCGCATTCGCGGAAGATCCGGACAGATCGGATGAAGTCACCTACAGCCTGACTGACCAATACGGCCCCTTCTCAATCGATCCGAACACCGGCGTCATTGCCGTACAGAATCCGGACAATCTCGATAATGAGACCAAGCCTGTCGAGATCGTGCAGGTCGCCGCCCAAAGCTCTGATGGCTCAGTCAGCTGGATGGACTTCGAGGTGGCTATCAACGACGTCAACGAGGATTCCGTACGCTTTCCCCAGGATGTCGATAGCGCTGCCAATGAAGTTGAGGAGAATGCGCCTGCGGGAATGCTTGTCGGGATAACGGTCTTCGCGGAGGATACCGACCGAAACGATAAGGTGACCTACAGCATCGAAGAAAATGATGATACGCCGTACGCCATTGATCCGGTCACCGGCGTGGTCACAACCACAGCACCGATTGACCTCGAGTCATCGTGGCCATGGGGCCTGCGGATCGTGGCAACCAGTTCGGATGGTTCGACCAATGAACGCCCCTTCGAGATCAGGATGATACCGGTCAACGAGTATGACATAACGCCGTTTGTTGATACGGATGCCGCGTCAGATGAAGTTGCCGACAGAGCGGAATATGCCAGTCCGGTCGGAATAACGCTGAGCGCCGCCGACGGGGATCACGATCGATATGGAACCACTCCCATCCGGTTCACTACCGTTGACGCGGACGGCAACCCCTATAGTGGTGGGGCTTTCGGGGTGGGTGCAGAAGGCAAAGTGTTTATTGACAGCGCACAAAGGCTCGCGGAGCTGGAGCCCGGACCGCACACCATCTATGTAAAGGCTACCAGCGACGATGGATCGGAACGCACCGAACCGGTGATCATCACCATTCTGGGCCCGGACAGGTGGTACGACAATCCGCAAGGGCCACGTGTTGAAGCGGATTATCCGACCGTGTCGGATGTTGATCGCCAGGCCTGTGTTGACCAAGATGACGACAGGTCGTCACTTGCCACATACAACAATGAAAGCAACTATTTCGATTGCCTCGAAAGCGCCGTGCCCGAGGTGAGTTGGCGCGAAAACCCGCAGGGACCCCGCTACGAGCAGGACTATGAGGGCTTGTTGCCGGAAGGCGCACTTAATTATTGCAAGTACAATGACGAGGACCCGACCTCATCCAGCTACAACAATGAAACCGCATTTTTTGATTGCCTGGATCCGTACAAACGCGCTGAACCCGAGCCCGATCTGAAGTGGCGCGATAACCCGCAAGGACCGCGGTTTGAGGAAAACTACATCAATCTGGTGTCTCAAGAGGCGCTGGATTATTGCCGCTATGAGGACGAGGACCCGGCGTCTCAAAGCTACAACAGCGAGACCGCCTATTTTGATTGTCTCGATCCCTATCTCCCTGCGACCACGGCAACCGACGATAACCCCGGTTTTGAACCGGAGCCTGAGTTGAAGTGGCGTGATAGCCCGCAAGGGCCGCGGTTTGAGGAAAACTACATCAATCTCGTGTCGCAAGAGGCGCTGGATTACTGCCGGTATGAGGACGAGGACCCGGCGTCTCAAAGCTACAACAACGAGACCGCCTATTTTGATTGTCTGGATCCCTATCTTCCGGCTGCCTCTCTCCCTGATCCTGCTCCATCGGATGATACCGTCGTCGACAAGCTGAGCGCCGCCCGGCTCTGTGCGCAGGACCACGACCTGCAGGCCGAGTTTGCCACCAATACCGGACTGGTGACGATCACCAATGCTGCAGTGTCAAACATTGAAGTGATGCGCCTCTATCCGGGTGGTGAAACCGAATCCATAGCCTATCTGGAAGCCGGCCAATCGACCGAGTTCACATCGCAGCGTCGTGCGGTATTTGTCGGGCTTGATTCTGTCAGGAGGGTGCGTGGGGGCCGGCAAGCCACGTGA
- a CDS encoding IS3 family transposase (programmed frameshift), whose protein sequence is MAGKREKPEEIVSKLRQVEVLQGQGATIADAVRQIGVTQQTFYRWRKLYGGMQRSQLTRLKELEKENQRLRRAVSDLTLDKLILTEAAKGKLLSPSRRRKCIDHVRRELGVSERRACRTLGQHRSTQRKVPQGRADEERLTDDIIELADKYGRYGYRMVTGLLNNAGWQVNHKRVERIWRREGLKVPQKQKKKGRLWLNDGSCVRLRPERPNHVWSYDFVQDRTADGRVYRTLNIIDEYTREALMIRVDRKLNSTDVLDALTDLFILRGPPEYIRSDNGPEFIAQKVRDWIAAVGAKTAYIEPGSPWENGYCESFNARFRDELLNGEIFYSLREAQILIEQWRIHYNTVRPHSALGYRPPAPESIVPMDQTPMMH, encoded by the exons ATGGCTGGAAAACGAGAGAAGCCGGAAGAGATTGTATCGAAGCTTCGGCAGGTTGAAGTTCTGCAAGGGCAAGGTGCGACGATTGCTGACGCGGTGCGCCAGATCGGCGTGACACAGCAGACGTTTTATCGATGGCGGAAGCTCTATGGCGGGATGCAGCGATCTCAACTCACTCGGCTGAAAGAGCTGGAGAAGGAGAACCAGCGGCTTCGGCGGGCGGTGTCTGACCTGACACTGGACAAACTCATCCTGACCGAGGCGGCAA AAGGGAAACTTCTAAGCCCTTCGCGTCGGCGCAAGTGCATCGACCATGTGCGGCGGGAGCTCGGCGTATCAGAACGCCGCGCCTGCCGCACGCTCGGACAACACCGATCCACACAGCGCAAGGTGCCACAGGGCCGGGCAGATGAAGAACGGCTGACCGATGATATCATCGAACTGGCCGACAAGTACGGGCGCTATGGGTATCGCATGGTCACCGGTCTGCTGAACAACGCGGGCTGGCAGGTAAACCATAAGCGGGTTGAGCGCATCTGGCGGCGTGAAGGGCTGAAAGTGCCACAAAAGCAGAAGAAAAAGGGGCGGCTTTGGCTGAACGACGGATCATGTGTGCGTCTCAGACCGGAACGGCCAAACCACGTCTGGTCCTACGACTTCGTCCAGGATCGAACCGCTGACGGCCGCGTCTATCGGACGCTGAATATCATCGACGAATACACCAGGGAGGCACTCATGATCCGCGTGGACCGCAAGCTCAACTCAACGGACGTGCTGGATGCTCTGACAGACCTATTCATCCTGCGCGGCCCGCCGGAATACATTCGGTCGGACAATGGGCCGGAATTTATCGCCCAGAAAGTGCGGGATTGGATTGCAGCTGTTGGAGCCAAGACGGCCTACATAGAGCCAGGCTCACCATGGGAGAACGGATACTGCGAAAGCTTCAACGCCCGGTTCCGCGACGAGCTGCTGAACGGCGAAATCTTCTACAGCCTAAGGGAGGCGCAAATCCTGATCGAGCAATGGCGTATCCACTACAACACCGTCAGGCCGCATAGCGCTCTGGGCTACCGCCCGCCCGCGCCGGAAAGCATTGTCCCGATGGACCAGACGCCCATGATGCACTAA
- a CDS encoding L-aspartate oxidase encodes MTDIDRHDTDILILGTGGAGMFAALHALQTAPAGTKVTIAVKGLIGKCGCTRMVQGGYNVALGGGDTVERHFMDTINGGKWLPNQDMAWRLCEQAVVRVRELENEIGCFFDRNADGTLHHKAFAGQTADRTVHKGDLTGIEIINRLMEQVLSRPVEKLQEHRAIGLIPTKDGSALAGVLMIDMRTGKFRFVRAKTVLMATGGGPTMYKYHTASGDKTMDGLAMALRAGLPLRDMEMVQFHPTGLLAGDHTKMTGTVLEEGLRGAGGQLLNGAERRFMFDYDDRGERATRDVVSRGIYDEMRKSNTSTNGGVYIKMSHLGPEMVRQKFSGMVKRCADSGFDLAGGLVEVVPTAHYFMGGVVVDTDTRTEMEGLYVAGEDAGGAHGSNRLGGNGVANSTVYGGIAGDVMGADIRRMGALRDPDETVLDAEIARACQPLGRKPANIQALRHELQEAMWEDVGVIRNRRGMERGIGRVADISDELMQVGVAGDNLAFNLTWHDWLNVRSLCDVSEVIAHAGLARENSRGAHYREDFPEPGDLESSYFTVARQSGSDIEVDCEPVQFTIVRPGETILPAGEPETLVEAN; translated from the coding sequence ATGACCGATATAGATCGTCACGACACCGACATCCTGATCCTCGGCACCGGCGGAGCAGGCATGTTCGCGGCCCTGCATGCGCTGCAGACGGCACCGGCAGGCACCAAGGTAACCATCGCCGTCAAGGGGCTGATTGGCAAATGCGGCTGCACCCGCATGGTGCAGGGGGGCTACAATGTTGCGCTGGGCGGTGGCGACACCGTCGAACGCCACTTCATGGATACCATCAATGGCGGCAAGTGGTTGCCCAACCAGGACATGGCCTGGAGGCTGTGCGAGCAGGCCGTGGTTCGCGTCCGTGAACTCGAAAACGAGATCGGCTGCTTTTTTGACCGCAATGCCGACGGCACGCTTCATCACAAGGCTTTCGCCGGCCAGACCGCCGACCGGACGGTCCACAAGGGCGACCTGACCGGCATCGAGATCATCAATCGGCTGATGGAGCAGGTGCTCTCGCGCCCGGTGGAAAAATTGCAGGAACACCGCGCGATCGGCCTGATCCCGACAAAGGACGGCTCGGCGCTGGCCGGCGTCCTGATGATCGACATGCGCACCGGAAAGTTCCGCTTTGTCCGCGCCAAGACCGTGCTGATGGCCACCGGTGGCGGCCCCACGATGTACAAGTACCACACTGCTTCGGGCGACAAGACCATGGACGGGCTGGCAATGGCGCTGCGTGCCGGCTTGCCGTTGCGCGATATGGAGATGGTGCAGTTTCACCCTACCGGATTGCTCGCCGGCGATCATACGAAAATGACCGGTACAGTGCTCGAAGAAGGTCTGCGCGGCGCGGGTGGACAATTGCTCAACGGTGCCGAACGCCGCTTCATGTTCGACTATGATGACCGCGGCGAGCGCGCCACACGCGATGTCGTCAGCCGTGGCATTTATGATGAAATGCGCAAGTCCAACACCTCGACCAATGGCGGCGTCTACATCAAGATGAGCCACCTCGGGCCCGAGATGGTGCGACAGAAATTCTCCGGCATGGTCAAGCGCTGCGCCGATTCCGGTTTCGACCTTGCCGGCGGTCTGGTCGAAGTGGTGCCGACGGCGCATTACTTCATGGGCGGCGTGGTGGTCGACACCGATACCCGCACTGAAATGGAAGGCCTCTACGTGGCTGGCGAGGACGCCGGCGGCGCCCATGGCTCCAACCGGTTGGGCGGAAATGGCGTCGCCAATTCCACGGTCTATGGCGGGATCGCCGGCGATGTCATGGGAGCCGATATTCGCCGCATGGGCGCGCTGCGGGATCCTGACGAAACAGTGCTTGATGCAGAGATTGCCCGTGCCTGCCAACCGCTCGGCCGCAAGCCTGCCAACATACAGGCTTTGCGCCATGAGTTGCAGGAAGCCATGTGGGAAGATGTCGGCGTCATCCGCAATCGGCGCGGCATGGAGCGTGGTATTGGCCGCGTCGCCGACATATCTGATGAGCTGATGCAGGTCGGTGTGGCGGGCGACAATCTGGCTTTCAATCTGACCTGGCACGATTGGCTCAATGTCCGCTCGTTGTGCGATGTCTCCGAAGTCATCGCGCACGCGGGACTGGCGCGGGAGAATTCCCGCGGCGCGCATTACCGCGAGGATTTTCCCGAGCCGGGCGACCTCGAAAGCTCCTATTTTACGGTGGCGCGGCAGTCAGGCAGTGACATCGAGGTGGATTGCGAGCCGGTGCAATTTACCATCGTTCGGCCGGGCGAAACAATCCTGCCTGCCGGCGAACCCGAAACTCTGGTGGAGGCGAACTGA
- a CDS encoding fumarate hydratase, with translation MIPIDIIQKTAETLMDKAAIEIPQDYLDGLQAAANVEDGDLSSFVLEAMLENYKAAKEDRRAMCGDTGTPRWYVKMGNETQIEGGPIALEAALRRATAVATNGVPLRPNRVHPLWRTDHDNNVGIGAPEIEYGYEPGGEWIDLITVHKGGLFGTDYRMLFPSDGIQGIKRFYLDCLVAFGKRGLACQPAIIGIGLGGCKDTCMVLGKRAACLRIVGSRNSDPRIAELELELKELGNSIGMGAMGFVGKSMVIDANIEVGYCHTGGMQMSVHAFCLSSRRAVARVFADGRVEYRTDPDWFTDYQRRETVEWEMPQNHEKSA, from the coding sequence ATGATCCCCATAGACATCATTCAAAAGACGGCCGAGACCCTGATGGACAAGGCGGCAATCGAAATTCCGCAGGACTATCTCGATGGTCTGCAGGCAGCCGCCAATGTCGAGGACGGCGATCTGTCGTCGTTTGTGCTCGAGGCGATGCTGGAAAACTACAAGGCGGCCAAGGAAGACCGCCGCGCCATGTGCGGCGACACCGGCACCCCGCGCTGGTACGTCAAGATGGGCAACGAGACGCAGATTGAGGGTGGTCCGATCGCGCTGGAGGCGGCGCTGCGCCGCGCCACCGCGGTCGCCACCAATGGCGTGCCGTTGCGGCCCAACCGGGTGCATCCGCTTTGGCGCACCGATCACGACAACAATGTCGGCATTGGCGCGCCCGAAATCGAATATGGCTATGAGCCGGGCGGCGAGTGGATCGACCTGATCACTGTGCACAAGGGCGGATTGTTCGGCACTGACTACCGCATGTTGTTTCCGTCCGATGGCATTCAGGGCATCAAGCGCTTCTATCTTGATTGTCTGGTCGCCTTCGGCAAGCGCGGGCTGGCCTGCCAGCCGGCGATCATCGGCATCGGTCTGGGCGGCTGCAAGGACACCTGCATGGTGCTCGGCAAGCGCGCCGCATGCCTGCGCATTGTCGGTTCCCGCAATTCCGATCCGCGCATTGCCGAGCTCGAGCTGGAACTCAAGGAACTGGGCAACTCGATCGGCATGGGCGCCATGGGCTTTGTCGGCAAGTCGATGGTTATCGATGCCAATATCGAGGTTGGCTATTGTCATACAGGCGGCATGCAGATGTCCGTGCATGCCTTCTGCCTGTCATCGCGCCGCGCCGTGGCGCGGGTCTTTGCCGACGGACGGGTGGAATACCGCACCGATCCGGACTGGTTCACTGATTATCAACGCCGGGAGACAGTGGAATGGGAAATGCCTCAAAACCACGAAAAATCCGCCTGA
- a CDS encoding succinate dehydrogenase/fumarate reductase iron-sulfur subunit — MTADSQSLDVHVWRGNDVEGKFERFSVPRQENQTILDVVAWIQQHSDPTLSYRYACRVGMCGSCAMTVNGVPRWTCRTHVKKVLSGDSVTIAPLRNLPVIKDLAVDMDPFFDKWVAAGGVHHPSKRREDAIQQLDPATPARVETDTGIECINCSVCYAACDTVANNVDFLGPAALQRAWTVFLDPKDADPNAIIEAVSGKGGCHNCHSQGSCTLHCPNDLNPMKAIAGLKRATVASFFQGGR; from the coding sequence GTGACTGCGGATTCACAAAGTCTTGATGTCCATGTCTGGCGTGGAAATGACGTCGAGGGGAAGTTTGAACGGTTTTCGGTGCCCCGGCAGGAAAACCAGACGATTCTCGATGTTGTCGCCTGGATCCAGCAGCATTCGGACCCGACCCTGTCTTATCGCTATGCCTGCCGTGTTGGCATGTGCGGTTCTTGCGCGATGACGGTCAACGGGGTGCCGCGCTGGACGTGCCGTACTCACGTGAAAAAGGTTCTTTCAGGCGATTCCGTAACCATTGCGCCCCTGCGCAACCTGCCGGTGATCAAGGATCTGGCTGTCGACATGGACCCATTTTTCGACAAATGGGTTGCCGCCGGCGGTGTGCATCATCCCAGCAAACGCCGGGAAGATGCCATCCAGCAATTGGATCCGGCAACGCCTGCGCGCGTCGAGACCGATACCGGTATTGAATGCATTAATTGCTCGGTCTGCTATGCGGCCTGCGACACGGTGGCCAATAATGTTGATTTTCTCGGCCCTGCAGCGCTGCAGCGTGCCTGGACCGTTTTTCTCGACCCCAAGGATGCTGATCCGAATGCCATTATCGAGGCGGTTTCTGGCAAGGGCGGCTGCCACAATTGTCACAGCCAGGGCAGTTGCACGCTGCATTGCCCCAATGACCTCAACCCGATGAAGGCGATCGCCGGTCTCAAGCGCGCCACCGTCGCTTCCTTCTTCCAGGGAGGACGCTAG
- a CDS encoding transposase produces MPFRTKNPAGRQGQRCRLVSPGAYARGIGPCIPPKSNRKIEFPFDNTLYKSRYKIENMFGKFKDWRRIHTRYDRSAQTFMSAIATAATVIFWINQGA; encoded by the coding sequence ATGCCATTCCGGACGAAAAACCCTGCTGGGCGACAGGGGCAACGATGCAGATTGGTTTCGCCAGGCGCTTATGCTCGCGGCATAGGGCCCTGCATTCCGCCCAAATCCAACCGCAAAATCGAATTCCCGTTCGACAACACGCTCTACAAAAGCCGTTACAAGATCGAGAACATGTTTGGAAAATTCAAGGACTGGCGGCGCATCCACACTCGCTACGACCGTTCTGCCCAAACCTTCATGTCAGCCATCGCAACCGCAGCAACCGTCATCTTCTGGATCAATCAAGGGGCCTGA
- a CDS encoding fumarate hydratase C-terminal domain-containing protein: MGNASKPRKIRLSTTPSPEALAQLRLGDVVYLDGLIYTAREGVYKRALEDKANIPMELPGESAANFHCSPAAAINEDGTFRLGAVTATASFRFSKWIGEWMAKSGAKLIIGKGGMSVKDYKDHFVPNGAIYLTTVGYGTGALLGRGVKRVKTVHWNKELGLAQAMWVLEADNMGPFIVESDLAGNSLFERENAKISANLEKVYEGTVPAVLKRFGETDDRSDEMIG, from the coding sequence ATGGGAAATGCCTCAAAACCACGAAAAATCCGCCTGAGCACGACGCCGTCACCGGAAGCGCTGGCGCAGTTGCGGCTGGGCGATGTGGTCTATCTCGACGGGCTGATCTATACGGCGCGCGAAGGTGTCTACAAACGCGCGCTCGAGGACAAGGCCAATATCCCGATGGAATTGCCGGGCGAGAGTGCCGCCAATTTCCATTGCTCACCGGCCGCCGCCATCAACGAGGACGGCACCTTTCGGCTGGGCGCGGTCACCGCCACCGCCTCGTTTCGTTTCTCCAAGTGGATCGGCGAATGGATGGCCAAGTCCGGCGCCAAGCTGATCATCGGCAAGGGCGGCATGAGCGTCAAGGATTACAAGGATCACTTCGTGCCCAACGGTGCGATCTACCTGACGACCGTCGGCTACGGCACCGGCGCATTGCTTGGTCGTGGCGTCAAACGGGTCAAGACTGTGCACTGGAACAAGGAACTCGGCCTGGCTCAGGCCATGTGGGTGCTTGAAGCCGACAATATGGGCCCGTTCATCGTCGAGAGCGATCTGGCCGGCAATTCGCTGTTTGAACGCGAGAACGCCAAAATCTCGGCTAATCTTGAAAAAGTCTACGAAGGCACCGTTCCGGCAGTGCTCAAGCGTTTCGGTGAAACTGATGACCGCAGCGACGAGATGATAGGGTAG
- the sdhC gene encoding succinate dehydrogenase, cytochrome b556 subunit, whose product MIKPHRSHPLWIAYLLHRLSGLGLALFLPAHFYLLAMALNQPQTFDELLRFADNPLVKLAEFGLVFLLAVHVFGGLRLLALEFLPWSPRQKTMAASAVAAAFLVAGAFFLQAV is encoded by the coding sequence ATGATCAAGCCGCACCGCTCACATCCGCTGTGGATTGCCTATCTGTTGCACCGGCTTTCCGGTCTTGGTCTGGCGCTGTTTCTGCCCGCGCATTTCTACCTGCTGGCGATGGCCTTGAACCAGCCGCAAACCTTCGATGAGCTTTTGCGCTTTGCTGACAATCCACTGGTCAAGCTCGCAGAATTCGGCCTCGTTTTTCTGCTTGCCGTGCATGTGTTCGGCGGATTGAGGCTTCTGGCGCTGGAGTTCCTGCCGTGGTCGCCAAGGCAAAAAACCATGGCCGCTTCCGCCGTCGCCGCGGCCTTTCTGGTGGCCGGCGCGTTTTTTCTGCAGGCGGTATGA
- a CDS encoding transposase, with the protein MRPEIAHARDLWIKRRRRFFNKALARLIFIDETSTNTKLAKRTGWSAKGQRFNAYAPFGSWKTQTFIAGLRSHGLTVPWIVNAPMNGRIFETWVETQLAPTLSKGDIVILDNVAFHKSETAAAMVRAKGAWLLFLPPYSPDLNPASQYLLCKCLPANDRDGFFQAQGNAANQHPTLRSPMTSGASSKIA; encoded by the coding sequence TTGCGGCCGGAGATCGCCCACGCCCGTGATCTGTGGATCAAGCGACGCCGGCGCTTCTTCAACAAGGCATTGGCACGGCTGATCTTTATTGATGAAACATCGACCAACACCAAACTCGCCAAACGCACCGGATGGTCAGCCAAAGGTCAGCGCTTCAACGCCTATGCGCCGTTCGGCTCGTGGAAAACGCAGACCTTCATCGCCGGATTGCGCAGTCACGGACTGACTGTGCCATGGATCGTCAACGCGCCGATGAATGGCCGCATCTTCGAGACCTGGGTCGAAACCCAGTTGGCTCCGACATTGTCAAAAGGCGACATCGTCATTCTCGACAATGTCGCCTTCCACAAAAGCGAGACAGCTGCGGCAATGGTACGGGCCAAGGGTGCCTGGCTTCTCTTCCTGCCGCCCTACAGCCCTGACCTCAATCCCGCCTCTCAGTATTTGCTTTGCAAATGCTTGCCGGCCAATGATCGAGATGGCTTTTTCCAAGCTCAAGGCAATGCTGCGAACCAACATCCCACACTGCGCTCCCCGATGACCTCGGGGGCATCATCCAAAATAGCGTAA
- a CDS encoding succinate dehydrogenase — MVGLRLYMLQRLSAMVMIPLTLGHIAVMIYAIQDGLSAAEILGRTKGSVIWFLFYGLFVLAVSLHASIGLRVIVHETLGLKGRELELFMWGAGLLLLATGLRAVFAVTL, encoded by the coding sequence ATGGTCGGTCTCCGCCTCTACATGCTGCAGCGGCTGAGCGCGATGGTGATGATCCCACTGACGCTGGGTCATATCGCGGTGATGATCTATGCCATCCAGGATGGGCTGAGCGCCGCCGAAATCCTCGGTCGCACAAAAGGTAGCGTCATCTGGTTTCTGTTTTACGGCCTGTTTGTGCTGGCCGTCTCGCTGCATGCGTCGATCGGCCTGCGCGTCATTGTTCATGAGACGCTCGGCTTGAAAGGCCGCGAACTTGAGCTTTTCATGTGGGGTGCCGGCTTGCTGTTGCTCGCCACCGGCCTTCGCGCTGTCTTTGCGGTAACGCTATGA